A DNA window from Pseudodesulfovibrio thermohalotolerans contains the following coding sequences:
- a CDS encoding proline dehydrogenase family protein, translated as MSATPTSLDPRIIARGREFFSSISGESPSVFNKGWWTGKVMDWAMKNEDFKVQMFRFVDVLPYLNTSDSLSRHIEEYFAGEDSNIPDVLKWGATKTKFGGGLVAKVLNKTIRSNIESMARQFIIGQEAREAVKGIKKLRKDGFAFVLDLLGEATVSEVESEAYRDGYLEVLDAIHKELDKWKPLDASSGDQDWGHAPKVNVAVKPSAFYSQSKPVDVEGTVDGMVRSIEPVYRKVMEMGGFMCIDMEQLKYKEATVELYKRLRLKYPNYPHLGIVFQAYLKTVDEDVRLFIDWAREAGLPVSIRLVKGAYWDYETVLAKQNDWPVPVWTHKPESDMAYERVSRYILENHDICHFACASHNIRTISSVMENATELKVPEDRYEFQVLYGMAEPVRKGLKNVARRVRLYCPYGDLLPGMAYLVRRLLENTANESFLKQTFADEADMERLLENPSETLRRQLEGKCRTGQEEREGLPRFRNFPPADFTVPAEREAYPASIARIRSAMGGRVPLFINGRDVTTDDVLDSYNPANPGEIVGSVCQAGVAEVDAAVEAARVAYPVWRDVPPEERAQVLLKAAAHLKANVHEMAALQVLEVGKQWDQAQADVGEAIDFLEYYAREMIRLGKPRRMGRAPGEMSHLFYQGKGVAAVIAPWNFPMAISVGMVSAAIVCGNPVVYKPAGSSSCVGRALVDMWKAAGLPDGVFNYCPGRGSVMGDHLVDHPDVAVIAFTGSMEVGLRIQERAAVVQPGQQHCKRVIAEMGGKNAIIVDDDADLDEAVLGVLYSAFGFQGQKCSACSRAVVLDAIYDRFVSRLVEAAKSVKLGPAENPANYMGPVVDEAARKNVMRYVGIAEEEGSVLVKREVSDDLKASGGCYVPLTIVENITKEHRIAQEEVFGPVLSVMRAADMNAALEIANSTRFALTGAIYSRSPRNLERASREFRVGNLYLNKPSVGALVERHAFGGFKMSGVGSKSGGPDYLLQFMDPRLVCENTMRRGFAPIEEGDDWLS; from the coding sequence ATGTCCGCAACACCGACCTCCCTGGATCCGAGAATAATCGCTCGGGGCAGGGAGTTTTTTTCGTCCATTTCGGGAGAATCTCCTTCGGTTTTCAATAAGGGCTGGTGGACCGGAAAGGTCATGGACTGGGCCATGAAAAACGAAGATTTCAAGGTTCAGATGTTCAGATTTGTTGACGTTCTTCCGTACCTGAACACGTCCGATTCCCTGTCGCGCCATATCGAAGAATATTTCGCGGGCGAAGATTCCAACATTCCCGACGTGCTCAAATGGGGCGCCACCAAGACCAAGTTCGGCGGCGGCCTTGTGGCCAAGGTCCTGAACAAGACCATCCGCTCCAATATCGAGTCCATGGCCCGCCAGTTCATCATCGGCCAGGAGGCCAGGGAGGCGGTCAAGGGCATCAAGAAACTGCGCAAGGACGGTTTCGCCTTCGTCCTCGACCTGCTTGGCGAGGCCACGGTCTCCGAAGTGGAGTCCGAGGCCTACCGCGACGGTTATCTGGAAGTCCTGGACGCCATACATAAGGAATTGGACAAGTGGAAACCGCTCGACGCTTCCTCCGGCGACCAGGATTGGGGTCATGCGCCCAAGGTCAACGTGGCGGTCAAGCCGTCGGCCTTCTATTCCCAGTCCAAGCCCGTGGACGTGGAGGGCACCGTGGACGGCATGGTCCGCAGTATCGAGCCGGTGTACAGGAAGGTCATGGAGATGGGCGGTTTCATGTGCATCGACATGGAGCAGCTCAAGTACAAGGAGGCCACGGTCGAGCTCTACAAGCGGCTGCGGCTCAAGTACCCGAACTATCCGCATCTGGGCATCGTCTTCCAGGCCTATCTCAAGACCGTGGACGAGGATGTGCGCCTGTTCATCGACTGGGCCCGTGAGGCCGGTCTTCCGGTGTCCATCCGGCTGGTCAAGGGGGCCTATTGGGACTACGAAACCGTGCTGGCCAAGCAGAACGACTGGCCCGTGCCCGTCTGGACCCACAAGCCCGAGTCCGACATGGCCTACGAGCGCGTGTCCCGCTACATCCTTGAAAATCATGACATCTGCCATTTCGCCTGCGCCTCGCACAACATCCGCACCATCTCCTCGGTCATGGAGAACGCGACGGAGCTGAAGGTGCCGGAGGACCGCTACGAGTTCCAGGTCCTCTACGGCATGGCGGAACCCGTGCGCAAGGGGCTCAAGAACGTGGCCCGGCGCGTGCGTCTGTACTGCCCCTACGGCGATCTCCTTCCCGGCATGGCCTACCTGGTCCGGCGGCTGCTCGAAAACACGGCCAACGAGTCCTTCCTCAAGCAGACCTTCGCCGACGAAGCGGATATGGAGCGTCTGCTTGAAAATCCCTCGGAGACCTTGCGCCGTCAGCTTGAGGGCAAGTGCAGGACCGGACAGGAAGAGCGCGAAGGGCTGCCCCGGTTCAGGAACTTCCCGCCCGCCGACTTCACCGTTCCGGCGGAGCGTGAAGCGTATCCCGCGTCCATCGCCCGAATTCGTTCCGCCATGGGCGGACGGGTTCCGCTTTTCATCAACGGCCGGGACGTGACCACCGACGACGTGCTGGATTCCTACAATCCGGCAAACCCCGGGGAGATTGTCGGTTCCGTTTGCCAGGCGGGCGTGGCCGAGGTCGACGCCGCCGTGGAGGCGGCCAGGGTGGCCTATCCGGTCTGGCGCGACGTTCCGCCCGAGGAGCGGGCGCAGGTTCTGCTCAAGGCCGCTGCGCATCTCAAGGCCAACGTCCACGAAATGGCCGCGCTCCAGGTCCTCGAAGTGGGCAAGCAGTGGGATCAGGCTCAGGCGGACGTGGGCGAGGCCATCGACTTCCTCGAATACTACGCCCGCGAGATGATCCGCCTGGGCAAGCCGCGCCGCATGGGCCGGGCTCCCGGCGAGATGAGCCACCTCTTTTATCAGGGCAAGGGCGTTGCCGCCGTCATCGCGCCCTGGAACTTCCCCATGGCCATCTCCGTGGGCATGGTCTCTGCCGCCATCGTCTGCGGCAACCCCGTGGTCTACAAGCCGGCCGGTTCCTCGTCCTGCGTGGGACGTGCCCTGGTGGACATGTGGAAGGCCGCAGGTCTGCCCGACGGGGTCTTCAACTACTGCCCCGGCCGGGGTTCGGTCATGGGCGATCATCTGGTGGACCACCCCGACGTGGCGGTGATCGCCTTCACCGGCTCCATGGAGGTCGGCCTGCGCATTCAGGAACGCGCCGCCGTGGTTCAACCCGGCCAGCAGCACTGCAAGCGGGTTATCGCCGAAATGGGCGGCAAGAACGCTATCATCGTCGATGACGACGCCGATCTCGACGAGGCCGTGCTCGGCGTGCTTTATTCCGCATTCGGCTTCCAGGGACAGAAGTGCTCGGCCTGCTCCCGGGCCGTGGTTCTCGACGCCATCTACGACCGCTTCGTGAGCCGTCTCGTCGAGGCAGCCAAGTCCGTCAAGCTCGGCCCGGCCGAGAATCCGGCCAACTACATGGGGCCGGTGGTGGACGAGGCCGCCCGCAAGAACGTCATGCGTTACGTCGGGATCGCCGAGGAAGAGGGCAGCGTGCTCGTCAAGCGCGAGGTTTCCGACGATCTCAAGGCCTCCGGCGGCTGCTACGTGCCCCTGACCATCGTTGAAAATATCACAAAGGAACACCGCATCGCGCAGGAAGAGGTTTTCGGCCCGGTGCTCTCGGTCATGCGTGCCGCAGACATGAATGCGGCCCTGGAGATCGCCAACTCCACCCGGTTTGCTCTGACCGGGGCCATCTACTCCCGCAGTCCGCGCAACCTGGAACGGGCGTCCAGGGAGTTCCGCGTGGGCAACCTGTATCTGAACAAGCCTTCGGTGGGCGCGCTCGTGGAACGCCACGCCTTTGGCGGTTTCAAGATGTCCGGCGTGGGCTCCAAGTCCGGCGGCCCGGACTACCTGCTCCAGTTCATGGACCCGCGCCTTGTCTGCGAGAACACCATGCGCCGGGGCTTTGCCCCCATCGAGGAAGGCGACGACTGGCTGAGCTAG
- a CDS encoding TetR/AcrR family transcriptional regulator, translating to MKKKEAILKVATFMFAHKGFADTSGQELARLTGVAEGTIFYHFKTKEGLLLAILEKTRDEIVDQFERFLENRPFKSGLEMTEEVVSFYLYLAGLMEDKFLLLHRHFLYQYSESNPEFRANLEDIYNCLVDIFEKAIVTGREDGSISLEINPRKSALILFTMADGLVRFKNYNLYDAGALFNELMRTCRRMLQA from the coding sequence ATGAAGAAGAAGGAAGCCATCCTCAAGGTCGCCACGTTCATGTTCGCTCACAAGGGGTTTGCGGACACGTCGGGGCAGGAACTTGCCCGCCTCACCGGGGTGGCCGAGGGGACGATCTTCTATCACTTCAAGACGAAGGAGGGCTTGCTGCTCGCGATCCTTGAGAAGACCAGGGACGAGATAGTGGACCAATTTGAACGGTTCTTGGAGAACAGGCCGTTCAAGTCGGGTCTTGAGATGACGGAGGAGGTCGTCTCTTTCTATCTTTATCTGGCCGGTCTGATGGAAGATAAGTTCCTGCTCCTTCACCGTCACTTTCTCTACCAGTACTCCGAGTCGAATCCGGAGTTCAGGGCGAACCTGGAGGATATCTACAATTGCCTCGTGGACATCTTCGAGAAGGCTATCGTGACGGGGCGGGAGGACGGCTCCATCAGCTTGGAAATCAATCCCAGGAAATCGGCGCTCATTCTGTTTACGATGGCAGATGGTCTGGTTCGATTTAAAAACTACAACCTGTACGATGCGGGCGCGCTGTTCAACGAACTGATGCGCACATGCCGCAGGATGTTGCAGGCATAA
- a CDS encoding SulP family inorganic anion transporter yields MLSRIIPFIGWFKGYNMAALRADAIAGLTVALVLIPQSMAYAQLAGMPAYYGLYASFLPPLVAALFGSSRQLATGPVAVVSLMTAASLEPLATAGSEGYIAYAILLALMVGIFQLLLGVLKLGLVVNFLSHPVVNGFTNAAAIIIASSQLSKMFGVYVDKADHHYETIIRVVESAVHYTHWPTLAMGALAFGIMIVLKRVNPKIPNVLVAVVVTTALSWGLGFNHDAKAPLESIRVPAVHEAINGFNTAVAGIDDLATQRTALGKAMKEAEKGGDPVGILDIEHDQSVVNVKMARLKLQAHELRSELRETLLTGVEQPDGSLLFFAKDAIPAGMTSDGRTWRVKVGNGRLDTAALKMMGGGAVVGSVPSGIPAISAPSLDFEVMLHLVPFAAIISLLGFMEAISIAKAMAAKTGQRLDPNQELIGQGLANILGACGKSYPASGSFSRSAVNLQAGAVTGMSSVFTSLMVVIALLFFTPLLYHLPQAVLAAVIMMAVIGLINASGFIHAWKAQWYDGAISILSFLCTLAFAPHLDKGIMVGVVLSLLVFLYKSMRPRVATLSRSEDKSLRDATAFGLRECRHIALVRFDGPLFFANASFLEDQITERMMGNDKLRHIIIVANGINDMDASGEEALSLIVDRVRSSGLDISLCGVNESVMAVLERTHLLEKIGKDHVYATMENAICATHESAHQDGQEDNCPLTTVCRLA; encoded by the coding sequence ATGCTTTCACGGATAATCCCTTTCATCGGCTGGTTCAAAGGGTACAACATGGCGGCGCTCCGTGCCGACGCCATCGCGGGGCTGACCGTTGCCCTCGTGCTCATCCCCCAATCCATGGCCTATGCCCAGTTGGCGGGTATGCCTGCCTACTACGGCTTGTATGCGTCCTTTCTTCCCCCCCTGGTGGCGGCCCTGTTCGGCTCCAGCCGTCAATTGGCCACAGGGCCGGTGGCCGTGGTTTCGCTCATGACGGCTGCCTCCCTTGAGCCTTTGGCCACGGCAGGCAGCGAGGGATATATCGCCTACGCCATTTTGCTGGCCCTGATGGTCGGCATCTTCCAGCTCCTGCTCGGCGTGCTCAAGCTCGGCCTGGTGGTCAACTTCCTGTCCCACCCCGTGGTCAACGGTTTTACCAACGCCGCGGCCATCATCATCGCTTCTTCCCAGCTTTCCAAGATGTTCGGCGTTTATGTGGACAAGGCCGACCATCATTACGAGACCATCATCCGCGTGGTCGAGAGCGCGGTGCATTACACCCACTGGCCTACGCTGGCCATGGGAGCGCTCGCGTTCGGCATCATGATCGTGCTCAAACGCGTCAATCCGAAGATTCCCAACGTCCTCGTGGCGGTCGTGGTGACCACGGCCCTTTCCTGGGGACTGGGCTTCAATCACGACGCCAAGGCTCCGCTGGAGTCCATCCGCGTCCCCGCAGTCCACGAAGCCATCAACGGTTTCAACACCGCAGTGGCCGGGATCGATGATCTGGCCACGCAGCGCACCGCTCTGGGCAAGGCCATGAAGGAAGCCGAGAAGGGTGGGGACCCGGTCGGGATTCTCGACATCGAGCACGATCAGAGCGTGGTCAACGTCAAGATGGCCCGTCTCAAGCTCCAGGCTCACGAACTGCGCTCCGAGCTTCGGGAGACCCTGCTTACCGGGGTTGAACAGCCCGACGGCAGCCTGCTTTTCTTTGCCAAGGACGCGATCCCGGCGGGCATGACCTCCGACGGACGCACCTGGCGGGTCAAGGTAGGCAACGGCAGGCTCGACACCGCTGCCCTGAAGATGATGGGCGGCGGGGCGGTCGTCGGTTCGGTGCCTTCCGGCATCCCGGCCATCAGCGCGCCTTCCCTCGATTTCGAGGTCATGTTGCACCTGGTCCCGTTCGCGGCGATCATTTCCCTGCTCGGCTTCATGGAGGCTATCTCCATCGCCAAGGCCATGGCCGCCAAGACCGGACAGCGTCTCGACCCCAACCAGGAGCTCATCGGCCAGGGATTGGCCAACATCCTCGGCGCCTGCGGCAAGAGCTACCCGGCTTCGGGCTCCTTCTCGCGTTCGGCGGTCAACCTGCAAGCGGGCGCGGTCACCGGCATGTCCAGCGTGTTCACCTCGCTGATGGTCGTCATCGCTCTGCTTTTCTTCACCCCGTTACTCTACCATCTGCCCCAGGCCGTGCTGGCCGCAGTCATCATGATGGCCGTCATCGGGCTTATCAACGCTTCGGGTTTCATTCACGCCTGGAAGGCGCAGTGGTATGACGGGGCCATCTCCATCCTGTCCTTCCTCTGCACCCTGGCTTTCGCCCCGCATCTGGACAAGGGCATCATGGTCGGCGTGGTCCTGTCCCTGCTTGTCTTCCTGTACAAGTCCATGCGCCCCCGCGTCGCCACCCTGTCCCGTTCCGAGGACAAGTCCCTTCGCGACGCCACGGCCTTCGGCCTCAGGGAGTGTCGCCACATAGCCCTGGTCCGCTTCGACGGTCCGCTCTTCTTCGCCAACGCGAGCTTCCTTGAGGATCAGATCACCGAGCGGATGATGGGCAACGACAAACTTCGGCACATCATTATCGTGGCCAACGGCATCAACGACATGGACGCCTCTGGCGAGGAAGCCCTGTCGCTGATCGTGGACCGCGTCCGGTCCAGCGGTCTGGATATCTCCCTGTGCGGCGTGAACGAGTCGGTCATGGCCGTGCTGGAACGCACCCACCTGCTGGAGAAGATCGGCAAGGATCACGTCTACGCCACCATGGAGAACGCCATCTGCGCCACGCACGAGAGTGCGCACCAGGATGGTCAGGAAGATAACTGTCCTCTCACCACTGTTTGCCGCCTGGCCTAA
- a CDS encoding response regulator, whose amino-acid sequence MSVITVFNGLFCEAGVVVKRVVDATDCRLVTDQEIVADASKLSGLAEDRIARAFQAKASVFNAFSHEKEQAIAWMRLAVAKRLIDGENIIIPGFASQLPDPEIGHILKVCLISDMKARLGVAEREEGFAEKHAMKLIRKDDEDRAAWVKALRGTDDPWAGTLYDLVLPVAATGVERSADLIVEQLSNAVVKVTDRSRAAVKDFLLAARVETVLAREGHNVLVSASKGTITLTINKHVLLLEKLERELKGIVSDVEGVLAVECQVGKGFHQTDIYRKMDFEVPSKVLLVDDEREFVQTLSERLMMRDMGSAVVYDGESALNLVQEDEPEVMILDLKMPGIDGIEVLRRVKREHPDIEVIILTGHGSEDDRKVCMELGAFAYLHKPVNIDVLSETLKAANEKIRAGK is encoded by the coding sequence ATGTCTGTCATTACCGTTTTCAACGGATTGTTCTGCGAGGCCGGAGTGGTGGTCAAGCGCGTCGTTGACGCCACGGACTGCCGCCTGGTCACCGATCAGGAGATCGTGGCCGACGCCTCCAAGCTGTCCGGCCTGGCCGAGGACCGCATCGCACGGGCCTTTCAGGCCAAGGCCTCGGTCTTCAACGCCTTCAGCCATGAAAAGGAGCAGGCCATCGCCTGGATGCGCCTGGCCGTGGCAAAGAGGCTGATCGACGGCGAGAATATCATCATTCCCGGGTTCGCTTCCCAGTTGCCCGATCCCGAGATCGGCCACATCCTCAAGGTTTGCCTCATTTCCGACATGAAGGCCCGCCTTGGCGTGGCCGAGCGTGAGGAGGGCTTCGCGGAGAAGCACGCCATGAAGCTCATCCGCAAGGACGACGAGGACCGCGCCGCCTGGGTCAAGGCACTGCGCGGCACCGACGACCCGTGGGCCGGCACCCTGTACGACCTGGTCCTGCCCGTGGCCGCCACAGGCGTTGAACGTTCCGCCGACCTCATCGTCGAGCAGCTCTCCAACGCCGTGGTCAAGGTCACGGACCGTTCCCGCGCAGCCGTGAAGGACTTCCTCTTGGCCGCTCGGGTCGAGACCGTGCTCGCAAGGGAGGGCCACAACGTCCTGGTGAGCGCAAGCAAGGGAACCATCACCCTGACCATCAACAAGCATGTGCTCCTGCTGGAGAAGCTGGAACGCGAGCTCAAGGGCATCGTCTCCGACGTGGAAGGCGTCCTGGCCGTGGAGTGTCAGGTGGGCAAGGGATTCCATCAGACCGACATCTATCGCAAGATGGACTTCGAAGTGCCTTCCAAGGTCCTGCTGGTGGACGACGAACGCGAGTTCGTCCAAACCCTGTCCGAGCGTTTGATGATGCGTGACATGGGGTCGGCCGTGGTCTACGATGGCGAGTCCGCCTTGAATCTGGTCCAAGAAGACGAACCCGAAGTCATGATCCTCGACCTGAAGATGCCCGGCATAGACGGCATCGAGGTCCTGCGTCGCGTAAAGCGTGAACATCCCGACATCGAGGTCATCATCCTGACCGGCCACGGTTCGGAGGACGATCGCAAGGTGTGCATGGAATTGGGCGCGTTCGCCTATCTGCACAAGCCCGTGAACATCGACGTCCTGAGCGAGACGCTCAAGGCGGCCAATGAAAAGATCCGGGCAGGAAAGTAA
- a CDS encoding sensor histidine kinase, with protein sequence MALFEKIRPQFWDTDGNGGAGKSLFDYRRIWRFAIILLALVALIPLMVMAFIDYNVTRHSLESENLLRAARTTSNTRRSVAYFLEERSKALEFLIKNQGIAALRDEDNLAKVMSSLQQSFGGFVDIGVIDAKGQQIAYIGPYDLLGRDYSGQEGFATTMTHGSYISRVFLGFRDEPHLVISRKVRDERNGQDYMLRATLDTNQFNSILTSLDLPGGGDAFAVDRDGIIQTPSKQHGALLTKVDLTIPGYSDKTSVQQVRDGNGEEYTVGYAYVHDTPFIVLVVKRTRELMKPLQTIRMELLWILITSIVVILLVIVGVATYMVNKIYIADQTRARTLHRMEHTNRMASIGRLAAGVAHEINNPLAIINEKAGLIRDLFVYRQEYANDDRLLGNIDSILSSVARCGKITKRLLSFARHIDVEMDEIEFNDLANEVIDFLRKEAEYRSISIEMDVPANLPPFISDRGKLQQIFLNLVNNAFQAMSDGGHLYISARETACDHLIFVVEDDGCGIPQSDIKRIFDPFFSTKKKSGGTGLGLSITYGLVQELGGTMTVESEVGKGTTFTIVMPLKGAKPEDNRKDKA encoded by the coding sequence ATGGCATTGTTCGAGAAGATACGACCGCAGTTCTGGGATACGGATGGCAACGGCGGAGCAGGCAAGAGCCTCTTCGATTACCGGCGCATCTGGCGCTTCGCCATCATTTTGCTGGCATTGGTGGCGCTCATCCCTCTGATGGTGATGGCCTTCATCGACTACAACGTCACCCGGCATTCCCTGGAGTCCGAGAACCTGCTTCGCGCGGCCAGGACCACCTCCAACACCCGGCGGTCCGTGGCCTACTTCCTGGAGGAGCGGTCCAAGGCTCTGGAGTTTCTGATTAAGAACCAGGGCATCGCGGCCTTGCGCGACGAGGATAACCTGGCCAAGGTCATGTCCTCCCTCCAACAGAGTTTCGGCGGGTTCGTGGATATCGGCGTGATCGACGCCAAGGGCCAGCAGATCGCCTACATTGGTCCGTATGACCTGCTCGGCCGCGATTACAGCGGCCAGGAAGGGTTTGCCACAACCATGACCCACGGCTCCTACATCAGCCGCGTTTTCCTCGGATTCCGCGACGAGCCGCATTTGGTCATTTCGCGCAAGGTCAGGGATGAACGGAACGGGCAGGACTACATGCTCCGGGCCACCCTGGACACGAACCAGTTCAATTCCATCCTGACTTCCCTGGATCTGCCGGGCGGCGGCGATGCCTTCGCGGTCGACCGCGACGGCATCATCCAGACCCCGTCCAAGCAGCACGGCGCATTGTTGACAAAGGTGGACCTGACCATTCCCGGCTATTCCGATAAGACCAGCGTGCAGCAGGTCCGGGACGGGAACGGCGAGGAGTACACGGTCGGTTACGCCTACGTTCACGACACCCCGTTCATCGTTCTCGTGGTCAAGCGCACCCGTGAGCTGATGAAGCCGTTGCAGACCATACGCATGGAGCTGCTCTGGATACTCATAACGAGTATCGTCGTGATCCTGCTGGTCATCGTGGGCGTAGCCACTTATATGGTCAACAAGATCTACATCGCGGATCAGACCCGGGCGCGCACCCTGCATCGCATGGAGCACACCAACCGCATGGCTTCCATCGGACGGCTGGCGGCGGGTGTGGCCCACGAGATCAACAATCCGCTGGCCATCATCAACGAGAAGGCCGGATTGATCCGCGACCTGTTCGTCTACAGGCAGGAGTACGCCAACGACGATCGGCTGCTCGGGAATATCGATTCCATCCTCAGTTCCGTGGCCCGGTGCGGCAAGATCACCAAGCGGCTGCTCAGCTTCGCCCGGCATATCGACGTGGAGATGGATGAGATCGAGTTCAACGATTTGGCCAATGAGGTCATCGATTTCCTGCGCAAGGAAGCCGAGTACCGTTCCATCTCCATCGAGATGGACGTGCCGGCAAACCTGCCTCCGTTCATCTCCGACCGGGGCAAGTTGCAGCAGATTTTTCTCAATCTGGTAAATAACGCCTTTCAGGCCATGAGCGATGGCGGTCATCTGTATATTTCCGCCAGGGAAACGGCCTGCGACCATCTGATTTTTGTGGTGGAGGACGACGGGTGCGGCATTCCTCAGTCCGACATCAAGCGCATTTTCGATCCGTTCTTCTCCACGAAGAAGAAGTCCGGGGGCACGGGGCTCGGCCTGTCCATCACCTACGGTCTGGTCCAGGAACTGGGGGGGACCATGACTGTCGAGAGCGAGGTGGGCAAGGGCACGACTTTCACCATAGTCATGCCTCTCAAGGGGGCCAAGCCCGAAGACAACAGGAAAGACAAGGCATAG
- a CDS encoding response regulator — translation MKVLLVDDEVELVSAMAERLGFRGLEADWTDNGETALEMADANDYDVAVLDMKMPRLSGLDLMERMAAKHPDMKFIFLSGHGSESDFKAGCAAGCNYLIKPIQLEDLVALIQKATE, via the coding sequence ATGAAAGTACTTTTGGTAGACGACGAAGTGGAACTGGTTTCCGCCATGGCCGAGCGGCTCGGATTCCGCGGCCTGGAAGCGGACTGGACGGACAACGGTGAAACGGCCTTGGAGATGGCCGACGCCAATGATTATGACGTGGCTGTTCTGGATATGAAAATGCCCAGGCTGAGCGGCCTGGATCTTATGGAGCGAATGGCCGCCAAGCATCCGGACATGAAGTTCATTTTTTTGTCCGGTCACGGCTCCGAATCGGATTTCAAGGCGGGCTGCGCGGCGGGCTGTAATTATCTTATCAAGCCCATCCAGCTCGAAGACCTCGTCGCCCTGATCCAAAAGGCGACGGAGTAA
- a CDS encoding sensor histidine kinase yields the protein MSQTLCETRDGLRFFGRVSASVSHEIKNVFAVINEAAGLIEDFTLMAERGMPLRPERLKSAANSIQGQIQRGDAIVKNMNAFAHSTDEDVRELDLVEALNLAVALTSRFADMRQIKLSMGDCEPVSMAACPFDLTRLLHSSFAAAFDSMKPGDSLIAAVAPVEGGASFSLSVPGKDAPLRNDEPFADLARAMGVRVEVNERTGASELRLAATGAPA from the coding sequence ATGAGCCAGACCCTCTGCGAGACCCGCGACGGGTTGCGTTTCTTCGGGCGTGTCAGCGCATCCGTATCCCATGAGATCAAGAATGTGTTCGCCGTCATCAACGAGGCGGCCGGTTTGATCGAGGATTTCACGCTCATGGCCGAGCGCGGTATGCCCCTCCGGCCGGAGCGGCTGAAGAGCGCGGCCAACTCCATCCAGGGACAGATACAGCGAGGCGACGCCATCGTCAAAAACATGAATGCGTTCGCGCACTCCACCGACGAGGATGTTCGTGAGCTTGATCTGGTCGAGGCCCTGAACCTGGCTGTGGCCCTGACCTCCCGTTTTGCCGATATGCGGCAGATCAAGCTGTCCATGGGCGACTGTGAGCCCGTGTCCATGGCCGCGTGTCCCTTTGATCTGACGCGGCTGCTGCACTCCTCCTTCGCGGCGGCCTTTGACTCCATGAAACCGGGCGACTCGCTGATTGCCGCTGTCGCGCCCGTTGAAGGCGGCGCATCGTTCTCCCTTTCCGTACCCGGAAAGGATGCGCCGCTGAGGAATGACGAACCGTTCGCCGATCTGGCCCGGGCCATGGGCGTTCGTGTCGAGGTGAACGAAAGGACCGGGGCCAGTGAATTGCGGCTTGCCGCTACGGGCGCTCCCGCGTAA
- a CDS encoding response regulator codes for MAEKVLLIDDEVEFLEALSERMEIRGMDVTTAENADNAVNAIKSGDYDAIVLDLQMPDMNGIEMLKVIKKGNPDMQVILLTGQATLEAGIQAMKLGAMDFMEKPADIDALTDKIKKAQAKKMVIVEKKTEKKVNEILKSKGW; via the coding sequence ATGGCAGAAAAAGTACTGCTTATCGATGATGAAGTGGAATTCCTCGAAGCTCTGTCCGAGCGGATGGAGATCCGGGGCATGGATGTGACCACGGCCGAAAATGCCGACAACGCCGTCAACGCGATCAAATCGGGCGACTACGACGCCATAGTGCTGGACCTTCAGATGCCGGACATGAACGGCATCGAGATGCTCAAGGTCATCAAGAAGGGCAACCCGGACATGCAGGTCATCCTGCTCACCGGCCAGGCCACTCTTGAAGCGGGCATTCAGGCCATGAAGCTCGGAGCCATGGACTTCATGGAGAAGCCCGCGGACATCGACGCCCTGACCGACAAGATCAAGAAGGCTCAGGCCAAGAAGATGGTCATCGTGGAAAAGAAGACCGAGAAGAAGGTCAACGAGATTCTCAAGTCCAAGGGGTGGTAG
- a CDS encoding GNAT family N-acetyltransferase, with the protein MLKALTIRHADMDDLTACHTIEANCFPPSEAAWASSLRNRIEQYPDGFLVAECEGRVVGQVNSGSTNKDDITDEEFKQLIGHDPEGRNLVIFSLSVHPDFQRRGIAGKLLANFIGHARDLGKAAIKLLCKEPLVPYYARFGFADDGLSSSSHGGAVWHAMTLELED; encoded by the coding sequence ATGCTGAAAGCCCTGACCATCCGCCACGCGGACATGGACGATCTGACCGCCTGTCACACCATCGAGGCCAACTGTTTCCCGCCCTCCGAAGCCGCATGGGCCAGCAGCCTGCGCAACCGCATAGAGCAATACCCGGACGGATTCCTGGTGGCCGAATGCGAAGGCCGGGTGGTCGGCCAGGTAAACTCCGGCTCCACCAATAAAGACGACATCACGGACGAGGAATTCAAGCAGCTCATCGGGCACGATCCGGAAGGCCGCAACCTGGTCATCTTCTCGCTCTCCGTGCACCCTGATTTCCAGCGGCGAGGCATCGCCGGAAAACTTCTTGCCAACTTCATCGGACACGCTCGCGACCTCGGCAAGGCCGCGATCAAGCTGCTCTGCAAGGAACCGCTCGTCCCCTACTACGCCCGTTTCGGCTTCGCGGACGACGGATTGTCCAGCTCCTCCCACGGCGGAGCCGTATGGCACGCCATGACCCTGGAGCTGGAGGACTGA